In Deltaproteobacteria bacterium, the following proteins share a genomic window:
- a CDS encoding phosphoenolpyruvate carboxylase translates to MTKIPKCMSTQHPDNVNSPFFAENTELGGEDEIQEAYYAFSHLGCDEQMWDCEGKEVDNYVVKKLLAKYESFFRDKKLGRDLFITLRVPNPTVEKAEAKILLETLESIPRSFDAAKLFYQEDTPPIFEVILPMTASSKCIDRVYRYYCDFVVGKQNRPFREGDITIAEWIGEFKPERINVIPLFEDMEHMLDAHNMTREYLQGKNVEYQRVFLARSDPAMNYGLISAVLLNKIVLQRLQKLSQDIGVEIYPIVGVGSAPFRGNLKPSTVERVMEEYPSSHTFTIQSAFKYDNSPDKVREAIIKLQERKTALPQEIDERKCLEIIRKYSEEYRRQVIALAPTINEVARYVPSRRKRKLHIGLFGYSREVEGISLPRAITFTAALYSIGLPPEILGWNALDEDDMQFLREGYVHFEDDLRDSLKYFNPSTGFLPKGLEAVVRDIPDFETDEEHRELTDYIAGSLMENRAENLGEYVLRAANLRKFLG, encoded by the coding sequence ATGACAAAAATACCAAAATGCATGAGCACCCAACACCCTGATAATGTAAATTCCCCGTTTTTTGCAGAGAACACTGAACTTGGCGGAGAGGATGAAATACAGGAAGCATATTATGCATTCTCTCATTTAGGCTGCGATGAACAGATGTGGGATTGTGAAGGTAAGGAAGTTGATAATTATGTAGTTAAAAAACTGTTGGCAAAGTATGAGTCCTTCTTCAGAGACAAGAAACTGGGTAGAGACTTATTCATAACTCTAAGAGTACCCAACCCCACCGTAGAAAAGGCTGAAGCAAAAATATTATTGGAAACATTGGAAAGCATACCCAGGTCTTTTGATGCTGCTAAATTATTTTATCAAGAGGATACACCACCTATCTTTGAAGTTATCCTGCCAATGACAGCATCATCTAAATGTATTGATAGAGTTTACAGGTATTATTGTGATTTTGTTGTGGGAAAACAGAATAGACCATTTAGAGAAGGAGATATAACAATCGCTGAATGGATTGGAGAATTCAAGCCTGAAAGAATTAATGTTATACCTCTTTTTGAAGACATGGAACATATGCTTGATGCACACAACATGACCAGAGAATATTTGCAAGGCAAGAATGTAGAATATCAAAGGGTTTTCTTGGCAAGGTCAGACCCGGCAATGAATTATGGACTCATCAGTGCTGTTCTTTTAAATAAGATTGTTCTTCAGAGATTGCAAAAATTGTCGCAAGATATAGGTGTTGAGATTTATCCTATTGTGGGTGTGGGTTCAGCTCCTTTCAGAGGCAATCTCAAACCATCGACAGTAGAAAGAGTTATGGAGGAATATCCCAGCAGCCATACATTTACTATTCAATCTGCATTCAAATATGACAATTCTCCTGATAAAGTCAGAGAAGCTATAATAAAACTGCAGGAAAGAAAAACAGCTTTACCTCAAGAAATAGATGAAAGGAAATGCTTGGAGATAATTAGAAAATATTCCGAAGAATATAGAAGACAAGTGATAGCTTTAGCACCAACAATTAATGAAGTCGCAAGATATGTTCCAAGCAGGAGAAAAAGGAAATTGCATATAGGTCTTTTCGGCTACTCGCGTGAGGTTGAAGGAATTAGTTTGCCAAGAGCGATAACATTTACGGCTGCACTCTATTCCATAGGTTTGCCGCCGGAAATTTTGGGCTGGAATGCTCTGGATGAAGATGACATGCAATTTCTAAGAGAGGGTTATGTGCATTTTGAAGATGATTTAAGGGATTCTCTCAAATATTTTAACCCAAGTACGGGTTTTTTACCAAAAGGTCTTGAAGCAGTAGTTAGAGATATCCCAGATTTTGAGACTGACGAAGAGCATAGAGAACTAACGGATTATATTGCAGGTTCATTAATGGAAAATAGGGCTGAAAATTTAGGAGAGTATGTTCTAAGAGCAGCAAATTTGAGAAAGTTCTTAGGGTAA
- a CDS encoding GNAT family N-acetyltransferase, translating into MDLMEPVKIRALSYSDLDAIVEIDKEVLGKERSDYWSMKIELSENRSPMASLVAELNDKVVGFILGDASGWEYGIPDTVGWIDTIGIHPKYQKKGIARILFKEMAANLKKVGVDTIYTFVNWKDWDLLHFFDKMGFQKGDMIHIELKL; encoded by the coding sequence ATGGACTTAATGGAACCAGTCAAGATACGGGCTTTGAGCTATAGCGATCTGGATGCCATCGTGGAGATAGATAAGGAGGTATTGGGAAAAGAGAGGTCCGACTATTGGAGTATGAAGATAGAGCTTTCGGAGAACAGGTCGCCCATGGCCTCTTTAGTGGCGGAATTAAATGATAAGGTGGTGGGGTTCATCCTGGGGGATGCCAGTGGATGGGAATACGGTATCCCCGATACGGTAGGCTGGATCGATACTATTGGAATCCACCCCAAGTACCAGAAAAAGGGGATCGCCAGGATCCTTTTCAAGGAGATGGCGGCCAATTTGAAGAAGGTGGGGGTGGATACCATCTATACCTTTGTAAACTGGAAGGATTGGGACCTACTGCACTTCTTCGATAAGATGGGTTTCCAAAAAGGTGATATGATCCATATAGAGCTTAAACTCTAG